The following DNA comes from Meles meles chromosome 8, mMelMel3.1 paternal haplotype, whole genome shotgun sequence.
GGGACCCTATGGAAACCAGCCTGTCCAAAGGAGCAGGCCAGGGCCCCTGGTCTGGTGATGCACCTGGCGCAGCCTGCTCCCTGATGGACGCCCACCTTTGCCCGCAGACCTCGCATGGTGGAGAAGCAGCCCCATGAAGGTGCCCAGCCATGCAATGTTCCTGGAAGGCCGTCCTCCTCCTTGCCCTGGCCTCAATCGCCATACAGTACACGGCCATCCGCACCTTCACCGCCAAGTCCTTCCACACCTGCCCGGGGCTGGCGGAGGCGGGGCTAGCCGAGAGGCTGTGCGAGGAGGGCCCCACCTTCGCCTACAACCTCTCCCGCAAGACCCACATCCTCATCCTGGCCACCACGCGCAGCGGCTCCTCCTTCGTGGGCCAGCTCTTCAACCAGCACCTGGACGTCTTCTACCTGTTCGAGCCCCTCTACCACGTCCAGAACACGCTTATCCCCCGCTTCACCCAGGGCAAGAGCCCCGCGGACCGGCGCGTCATGCTGGGCGCCAGCCGCGACCTCCTGAGGAGCCTCTATGACTGTGACCTCTACTTCCTGGAGAACTACATCAAGCCGCCGCCTGTCAACCACACCACCGACAGGATCTTCCGCCGCGGGGCCAGCAGGGTACTGTGCTCCCGCCCCGTGTGCGACCCCCCGGGGTCCCCCGACCTGGTGCTGGAGGAGGGGGACTGCGTGCGCAAGTGTGGCCTGTTGAACTTGACGGTGGCCGCTGAGGCCTGCCGTGAGCGCAGCCACGTGGCCATCAAGACAGTGCGGGTGCCCGAGGTGAACGACCTTCGGGCCCTGGTTGAAGACCCCCGGTTAAACCTCAAGGTCATCCAGCTGGTCCGAGACCCGCGTGGCATCCTGGCCTCCCGCAGCGAGACGTTCCGCGACACTTACCGCCTCTGGCGGCTCTGGTACGGCACGGGGAGGAAGCCCTACAACCTGGATGTGACGCAGCTGACCACGGTGTGCGAGGACTTCTCCAACTCTGTGTCCACTGGCCTCATGCGGCCCCCGTGGCTCAAGGGCAAGTACATGTTGGTGCGCTACGAGGACCTGGCCAGGAACCCCATGAAGAAGACCGAGGAGATCTACGGTTTCCTGGGGATCCCCCTGGACAGCCATGTGGCCCGCTGGATCCAGAATAACACGCGGGGCGACCCCACCTTGGGCAAGCACAAATACGGCACCGTGCGAAACTCGGCGGCCACGGCCGAGAAGTGGCGCTTCCGCCTCTCCTACGACATTGTGGCCTTCGCCCAGAACGCCTGCCAGCGGGTGCTGGCGCAGCTGGG
Coding sequences within:
- the CHST1 gene encoding carbohydrate sulfotransferase 1, yielding MQCSWKAVLLLALASIAIQYTAIRTFTAKSFHTCPGLAEAGLAERLCEEGPTFAYNLSRKTHILILATTRSGSSFVGQLFNQHLDVFYLFEPLYHVQNTLIPRFTQGKSPADRRVMLGASRDLLRSLYDCDLYFLENYIKPPPVNHTTDRIFRRGASRVLCSRPVCDPPGSPDLVLEEGDCVRKCGLLNLTVAAEACRERSHVAIKTVRVPEVNDLRALVEDPRLNLKVIQLVRDPRGILASRSETFRDTYRLWRLWYGTGRKPYNLDVTQLTTVCEDFSNSVSTGLMRPPWLKGKYMLVRYEDLARNPMKKTEEIYGFLGIPLDSHVARWIQNNTRGDPTLGKHKYGTVRNSAATAEKWRFRLSYDIVAFAQNACQRVLAQLGYKMAMSEEELKNPSISLVEERDFRPFS